The Corynebacterium comes genome window below encodes:
- a CDS encoding bifunctional uroporphyrinogen-III C-methyltransferase/uroporphyrinogen-III synthase, translating into MSMVPQTSQPGKVVFVGAGPGNPDLLTVRAREVLAATTIAVTDPGVLSGVREVVASALPVPQERIDAAEAEYERICSEAKEAGARRRPPRPPEPTAADIRDVVSLEPREVVAQLRDALAEGTGDVIRLVTGNPLTRDSTMAEIAAVAAAGLEFQIVPGMSLPSTVPSFAGIGLGSTYTETDVTNNNVDWDQLASAPQPLVLQATAEDLATIATELIARGMGADMPVYVTVNGTTRLQRTHDATLGTLGRLDAELPGQLVITLGKGVDDRTKYSWWENRPLYGWRVLVPRTKEQAASMSARLSGYGAIPQSVPTISVEPPRNPAQMERAIKGIVEGRYQWVVFTSVNAVSAVWEKIVEFGLDARSFAGVRLAAVGTKTAQAVRDLGMTPELLPDVTRQNAAGLVEVFPDYVEDLDPVGRVLLPRADIATDVLVDGLVERGWEVDDVVAYRTVRAAPPSAEIREMIKSGGFDAVCFTSSSTVKNLVGIAGKPHQRTIIACIGPMTAATAREMGLRVDVVPEIAEVPDLVDALASHVAGLRAAGQLPPPRKKRRARRRPTEA; encoded by the coding sequence ATGAGCATGGTCCCTCAGACCTCCCAGCCGGGAAAGGTCGTCTTCGTCGGCGCAGGCCCCGGAAACCCCGATCTGCTGACCGTTCGTGCCCGCGAGGTGCTCGCTGCAACAACCATTGCCGTGACCGACCCTGGCGTGCTCAGTGGTGTTCGCGAGGTGGTGGCCTCCGCGCTGCCTGTCCCGCAGGAGCGTATCGACGCCGCCGAAGCCGAGTACGAGCGCATCTGTTCCGAAGCAAAGGAGGCCGGCGCGCGTCGTCGTCCGCCGCGCCCGCCGGAACCGACCGCTGCCGACATCCGTGACGTGGTGTCCCTCGAACCCCGGGAGGTCGTGGCGCAACTGCGTGACGCACTTGCCGAGGGCACCGGCGATGTCATCCGCCTGGTCACCGGCAACCCGCTGACCCGTGATTCGACGATGGCGGAGATTGCCGCCGTCGCCGCCGCCGGGCTCGAGTTCCAGATCGTGCCGGGCATGTCCCTGCCGTCGACGGTCCCGTCCTTCGCCGGCATCGGCCTGGGCTCCACCTACACGGAGACCGACGTCACCAACAACAACGTCGACTGGGATCAGCTGGCCAGCGCACCGCAGCCGCTCGTGCTGCAGGCCACGGCAGAAGACCTGGCGACCATCGCCACCGAGCTGATCGCCCGGGGGATGGGGGCCGACATGCCCGTGTACGTCACGGTCAACGGCACCACCCGCCTGCAACGCACCCACGACGCCACCCTGGGCACCCTGGGGCGACTGGATGCGGAACTGCCTGGCCAGCTCGTGATCACCCTGGGCAAGGGCGTCGACGACCGCACCAAGTACTCCTGGTGGGAGAACCGCCCGCTCTACGGCTGGCGCGTGCTGGTGCCGCGGACGAAGGAGCAGGCGGCGTCGATGAGCGCCCGTCTGTCCGGCTACGGCGCGATTCCGCAGTCCGTGCCGACGATCTCCGTGGAGCCGCCCCGCAACCCTGCGCAGATGGAACGTGCCATCAAGGGCATTGTCGAGGGCCGCTACCAGTGGGTTGTGTTCACCTCCGTCAACGCCGTGTCCGCCGTGTGGGAGAAGATCGTCGAGTTCGGTCTCGACGCCCGCTCCTTCGCCGGCGTCCGCCTGGCCGCCGTGGGCACGAAGACCGCTCAGGCGGTCCGCGACCTGGGCATGACGCCTGAGCTGCTGCCGGACGTGACCCGGCAGAACGCTGCCGGCCTTGTCGAAGTGTTCCCCGACTATGTCGAGGATCTCGACCCGGTGGGTCGCGTCCTGCTGCCGCGTGCGGACATCGCCACCGACGTGCTCGTGGACGGCCTGGTCGAGCGTGGGTGGGAGGTCGACGACGTCGTCGCCTACCGCACGGTCCGCGCCGCCCCGCCCTCCGCCGAGATCCGCGAGATGATCAAGTCAGGTGGCTTCGACGCCGTCTGCTTCACCTCCTCCTCGACAGTGAAGAATCTGGTGGGCATCGCCGGCAAGCCGCATCAGCGCACCATCATCGCGTGCATCGGCCCCATGACCGCGGCCACCGCCAGGGAGATGGGCCTGCGTGTCGACGTCGTCCCGGAGATCGCCGAGGTCCCCGACCTTGTCGACGCCCTCGCCAGCCACGTTGCCGGCCTGCGCGCGGCCGGTCAGCTCCCGCCCCCGCGCAAGAAGCGTCGGGCCAGGCGTAGGCCGACCGAAGCCTGA
- a CDS encoding ROK family transcriptional regulator, translated as MNASAITLAGTGLSHFRQPEAPVARVLHQIRTVPGVTRGMLRDGLGYSQPSVTRHVRALMEAGLVEEHPVDPDGERTGRPHVSLSVDASHVVVWGAHMGLRSTVVAASDGAGRLIREESIDIPVAELPPEVALDRLAQALDRVGVDLPRPVSVGAAFSSHLDRQGAITSPAYGWDRVNPGVHLSAALGHAVAVSSGVAAMAGRELSATPLDAGPAGSTLYFYAREVVNHAWIVNGAVHRAHSGQSPESFVEVPAGSALAHVAPGAHPLGKATVVHAARRAGLDAPDFPSLVALAETDSRARALLDERADLIARAILLSLDVMDPETLVLAGDGFRMDRKGLRTVVTKIRARRGGPDQLRINLAGPHVIRDAALLAGLHQFWRNPLDPEVA; from the coding sequence GTGAACGCGTCTGCCATTACTCTCGCCGGTACCGGACTCAGCCATTTCCGGCAGCCGGAAGCCCCCGTCGCACGTGTCCTCCATCAGATCCGCACGGTGCCTGGTGTGACCCGGGGGATGCTGCGGGATGGGTTGGGCTACTCACAGCCGAGCGTGACCAGGCACGTTCGGGCGCTCATGGAGGCCGGCCTGGTCGAGGAGCATCCGGTCGACCCGGACGGCGAACGCACCGGCCGACCCCACGTCAGCCTCAGCGTCGATGCCAGCCACGTGGTGGTCTGGGGGGCGCACATGGGGCTGCGTTCCACCGTCGTAGCCGCCAGCGACGGGGCGGGTCGGCTGATCCGGGAGGAATCGATCGACATTCCTGTGGCGGAGCTGCCCCCGGAGGTTGCGCTCGACCGCCTGGCGCAGGCGCTCGACCGTGTCGGCGTGGATCTGCCCCGCCCCGTCTCCGTGGGGGCGGCGTTCTCGTCGCATCTGGATCGCCAGGGCGCGATCACATCCCCCGCCTACGGTTGGGACCGGGTGAATCCGGGCGTCCACCTGTCGGCGGCACTCGGCCATGCGGTGGCCGTCAGCTCCGGCGTGGCGGCGATGGCCGGCCGTGAACTCTCCGCGACGCCCCTCGATGCCGGACCTGCGGGTTCGACGCTGTATTTCTATGCCCGTGAGGTGGTCAACCACGCCTGGATCGTCAACGGGGCGGTGCATCGGGCACACTCCGGGCAGTCTCCGGAGTCTTTCGTGGAGGTGCCCGCAGGCAGCGCGCTCGCGCACGTTGCCCCGGGCGCTCATCCCCTGGGGAAGGCGACGGTCGTGCATGCCGCGCGGCGCGCAGGCCTGGATGCACCTGACTTTCCTTCGCTGGTCGCCCTCGCGGAGACGGACAGCCGGGCGCGTGCGCTCCTCGACGAACGCGCTGACCTGATTGCCCGGGCGATCCTCCTGTCACTGGATGTCATGGACCCGGAGACGCTCGTCCTGGCGGGTGACGGCTTCCGGATGGACCGGAAGGGACTGCGCACGGTGGTGACGAAGATCCGCGCACGCAGGGGCGGCCCGGATCAGTTGCGGATCAACCTTGCGGGACCGCATGTCATCCGGGACGCCGCGTTGCTGGCGGGACTGCACCAGTTCTGGCGGAATCCGCTGGACCCGGAGGTGGCGTGA
- the hemB gene encoding porphobilinogen synthase, with product MPVPTRRPRRLRSSPAMRELVSETALRPADLILPMFIADGIGEPREISSMPGVFQHTLDSLKRAAHEALEAGVRCVDLFGVPRDEDKDAEGSPSCEPEGVLNHALAAMREEFGDDLLIMADTCLDEFTDHGHCGVVRQDRWGRAVVDNDATLGLYQKMSVAQADAGAHIISPSGMMDGQILAIREALDAAGHEDVSIMAYSAKYASAFYGPFREAVGSSLEGDRRTYQQDPANVRESLLEAELDVEEGADFIMVKPAMPYLDVLRAVAEASPVPVAAYQVSGEYAMLQAAARNGWLDLEAVMMESLTSIKRAGANQILTYFATDAARVLNNR from the coding sequence GTGCCCGTTCCCACCCGTCGTCCCCGCCGCCTGCGGTCCAGCCCGGCGATGCGGGAGCTTGTGTCAGAGACCGCCCTTCGTCCGGCTGACCTGATCCTGCCGATGTTCATCGCCGACGGCATCGGGGAGCCGCGGGAGATCTCCTCCATGCCCGGCGTATTCCAGCACACCCTGGATTCTTTGAAGCGCGCCGCGCATGAGGCGCTCGAAGCCGGCGTGCGCTGCGTCGATCTCTTCGGCGTCCCCCGCGACGAGGACAAGGACGCCGAGGGCAGTCCGTCGTGTGAGCCGGAGGGTGTGCTCAACCACGCACTGGCGGCCATGCGGGAGGAGTTCGGTGATGACCTGCTCATCATGGCGGACACCTGCCTCGATGAGTTCACCGACCACGGGCACTGTGGCGTGGTGCGGCAGGACCGGTGGGGACGTGCGGTCGTCGATAATGACGCGACGCTCGGGCTCTACCAGAAGATGTCGGTGGCGCAGGCTGACGCCGGTGCCCACATCATCTCCCCCTCGGGGATGATGGACGGCCAGATCCTGGCCATCCGGGAAGCTCTCGACGCCGCGGGACACGAGGACGTGTCGATCATGGCGTACTCCGCGAAGTACGCCTCCGCGTTCTACGGCCCGTTCCGCGAGGCCGTCGGTTCCTCCCTGGAGGGGGACCGCCGCACCTACCAGCAGGATCCCGCCAACGTGCGCGAGTCGTTGCTGGAGGCGGAACTCGATGTCGAGGAGGGCGCGGACTTCATCATGGTCAAGCCCGCCATGCCCTACCTGGATGTCCTGCGGGCCGTCGCCGAGGCCTCCCCGGTGCCGGTCGCCGCCTACCAGGTCTCCGGTGAGTACGCCATGCTGCAGGCGGCCGCCCGCAACGGCTGGCTCGACCTGGAGGCGGTGATGATGGAGTCCCTGACCTCCATCAAGCGGGCCGGCGCCAACCAGATCCTCACCTACTTCGCCACCGACGCCGCACGGGTGCTGAACAACCGCTGA
- a CDS encoding heavy metal translocating P-type ATPase, translating to MDRIDQVASALDDARAAARAVGFDLDSGELQIDADRPKASYAFELVGLTSAPDVAVIEAALEAVPGVRARIVFPKATAWITAPDTVDPDDLAAVIEGFNVRATLTDSSLRRRYMHPDPTERPLRRRRRLPWKYRRHLEEEERNLERARRAGFLGNQEDRLRLVESAQPKDLLFTARDLLTPTRLLVCVLLAVPVLLMSYFQALQFEGWQWLTLGLALPVVTWGAWPFHRAMVGGARRGLTALDAASSVAIIAATIWSVVMLLFTAAGDLGWQSQPKWFAFQHQRISEGELFLDVACGMTVLLLAGRLLTMRTRVSLLEEMDARRPGPQHPVEVVPRHRTGGGVEKLPLQEVNVGDDIIINAGELIPVDGAVVGGSCTISRGLINTGGRDLEQVKVKSYVYAGSRNLNGRIKVRVVHTGHRTRLAAVHRWVNDASIKQHRSTLLSTRTAAMLIPAAFGLAALDFALWALIAGNFNAAFATALAVLASVAPVALALSPALAIRHGIEAAVRNGILIRDGATIRRTEMIDTVVFNRVGTLAGTDMVVETVTAARGENPELVLRIAGALALESDHPVSQALVRAAREARDTGAGGADIPHWIDVAHAEIDGEGNFSGLVELPGVASDGTVTSTQVEALLWRPRTMSDLGGRLAAAVVSGGTPLIVRWKGKDRGVISLHDSVKDDAQEAVEQLENMGIETVMLTRDTYPVARRYADRIGISQVLAGISPSKKPHTVRAVHTQGATVGMVGDSSVLPTLRVADIGILMGDDDETDHITLSGHDGVDIIVLRRDVSAIPQLIAQSRRVCRIIDRNIIFAWGYNAVALLASVAGVLHPMAATVLMLGSSLLIEARSNSARTFRR from the coding sequence ATGGACCGAATCGATCAGGTGGCGTCGGCTCTCGACGATGCGCGGGCTGCGGCCCGGGCGGTGGGTTTCGATCTCGATTCCGGGGAACTCCAGATTGACGCGGACCGCCCGAAAGCCTCGTACGCCTTCGAACTGGTGGGACTGACCAGCGCTCCGGACGTCGCCGTCATCGAGGCGGCACTCGAGGCCGTCCCCGGTGTGCGTGCCCGCATCGTCTTCCCCAAGGCCACGGCCTGGATCACCGCCCCCGACACCGTGGATCCCGATGACCTCGCAGCGGTGATCGAGGGTTTCAACGTCAGGGCGACCCTCACCGACTCCTCCCTGCGGCGTCGTTACATGCATCCCGACCCGACGGAGCGCCCCCTCCGCCGGCGGCGGCGCCTGCCGTGGAAGTACCGACGTCACCTGGAGGAGGAGGAACGTAATCTGGAACGGGCCCGCCGGGCGGGTTTCCTGGGGAATCAGGAGGACAGACTCCGGCTGGTGGAGAGCGCCCAACCCAAGGATCTGCTGTTCACGGCCCGGGACCTGCTCACCCCGACCCGTCTCCTGGTGTGCGTGCTCCTGGCGGTGCCGGTGCTGCTCATGTCCTACTTCCAGGCGCTGCAGTTCGAGGGGTGGCAGTGGCTGACCCTGGGTCTGGCGCTGCCGGTGGTCACGTGGGGCGCCTGGCCCTTCCACCGCGCGATGGTCGGTGGGGCCCGCCGGGGTCTGACTGCGCTGGACGCGGCCAGTTCCGTGGCGATCATCGCGGCGACGATCTGGTCCGTCGTGATGCTGCTGTTCACTGCCGCCGGTGACCTGGGCTGGCAGTCCCAGCCGAAGTGGTTCGCGTTCCAGCACCAAAGAATCTCCGAGGGAGAGCTCTTCCTGGACGTGGCGTGCGGCATGACCGTGCTGCTGCTCGCCGGCAGACTCCTCACCATGCGCACGCGTGTCAGCCTCCTCGAGGAGATGGATGCGCGCCGCCCCGGCCCGCAGCATCCGGTGGAGGTGGTGCCGCGGCACAGGACGGGAGGGGGCGTCGAGAAGCTCCCCCTGCAGGAGGTCAACGTCGGCGATGACATCATCATCAACGCCGGTGAGCTGATCCCCGTGGACGGCGCAGTCGTCGGTGGATCATGCACCATCAGCCGGGGACTGATCAACACGGGCGGGCGCGACCTGGAACAGGTGAAGGTCAAATCCTACGTCTATGCGGGATCGCGGAACCTGAATGGGCGCATCAAGGTGCGCGTCGTGCACACCGGCCACCGCACCCGCCTGGCGGCGGTCCATCGCTGGGTCAATGACGCGAGCATCAAGCAGCACCGCTCCACGCTGCTGTCCACCCGCACCGCCGCGATGCTCATCCCCGCGGCCTTCGGTCTGGCAGCGCTCGACTTCGCGCTGTGGGCTCTCATCGCGGGGAACTTCAACGCGGCCTTCGCCACGGCGCTGGCGGTGCTGGCGAGTGTCGCCCCCGTGGCACTGGCGCTGTCTCCCGCGCTGGCGATCCGGCACGGCATTGAGGCGGCGGTGCGCAACGGCATCCTCATCCGCGACGGCGCGACGATCCGTCGTACGGAGATGATCGACACGGTGGTCTTCAACCGGGTGGGCACGCTCGCCGGCACCGACATGGTGGTGGAAACCGTCACCGCCGCACGTGGCGAGAACCCCGAACTCGTCCTGCGCATCGCCGGTGCGTTGGCACTGGAATCGGACCATCCGGTGTCCCAGGCACTGGTCCGCGCCGCCCGCGAGGCGCGTGACACCGGCGCGGGCGGCGCGGACATCCCGCACTGGATCGACGTCGCCCACGCAGAGATCGACGGGGAGGGTAACTTCAGTGGGCTGGTGGAGCTCCCCGGTGTCGCCTCCGACGGCACCGTGACCAGTACCCAGGTTGAGGCCCTGCTGTGGCGCCCCCGCACCATGTCCGACCTGGGAGGCAGGCTCGCCGCGGCGGTCGTCTCCGGCGGCACCCCTCTGATCGTGCGGTGGAAAGGCAAGGACAGGGGAGTGATCTCCCTGCACGACTCCGTCAAGGATGATGCCCAGGAGGCCGTCGAACAACTGGAGAACATGGGCATCGAGACGGTGATGCTGACCCGGGACACCTACCCCGTGGCACGCAGGTACGCCGACCGCATCGGCATCTCGCAGGTGCTGGCAGGAATCTCACCGTCGAAGAAGCCACACACCGTACGTGCCGTCCACACCCAGGGCGCGACAGTGGGAATGGTGGGCGACTCCTCGGTGCTGCCCACACTGCGGGTCGCGGACATCGGCATCCTCATGGGGGACGACGACGAGACCGATCACATCACCCTCTCGGGCCACGACGGCGTCGACATCATCGTCCTGCGGCGTGACGTCTCCGCCATCCCGCAGCTGATCGCCCAGTCGCGCCGGGTGTGCCGCATCATCGACCGGAACATCATCTTCGCGTGGGGTTACAACGCCGTGGCCCTGCTCGCCTCGGTGGCGGGTGTCCTGCACCCCATGGCGGCGACGGTCCTCATGCTGGGTTCCTCGTTGCTGATCGAGGCCCGCTCCAACTCCGCACGAACCTTCCGTCGTTGA
- a CDS encoding heavy-metal-associated domain-containing protein encodes MAHRTLNQLPLTDSRPSSGCGCGCGSSPAADVPDRAATAGSEIYQVAGMTCGGCVRRVTEAVQKLSGVKDVHVDLVRGGVSTLTVTGGASPEDVRQALSMAGYPVTA; translated from the coding sequence ATGGCACATCGCACCCTCAACCAGCTCCCCCTCACCGACTCCCGCCCATCCAGTGGCTGCGGCTGCGGCTGTGGCAGCTCCCCCGCGGCGGATGTCCCTGACCGTGCCGCCACCGCCGGATCCGAGATCTACCAGGTGGCCGGGATGACCTGCGGCGGGTGCGTGCGCCGCGTAACCGAGGCCGTCCAGAAGCTCAGCGGCGTCAAAGACGTCCATGTCGACCTCGTCCGCGGCGGGGTCTCCACCCTCACCGTCACCGGTGGCGCATCCCCGGAGGACGTCCGCCAGGCTCTCTCGATGGCCGGATACCCCGTCACCGCCTGA
- a CDS encoding heavy metal translocating P-type ATPase: MSSTPHDHGHAEQHGHNEHRAEESGHSGHADHAGHSGDVDDHQVHGHGEHAGHSVAMFRSKFWWSLVLSVPVVFFSPMVAHLLGYHLPEFPGSTWISPILGTVIFLYGGSPFLRGGVREIKERRPGMMLLIAMAITVAFVASWVTTLGIGNFDLDFWWELALLVTIMLLGHWMEMRALGAASSALDALAELLPDDAERVVDGGLETVSVSELAAGDVVLVRSGARVPADGTVVSGAAEFDEAMITGESRPVLRGEGDHVVAGTVATDNPVRVRVEAVGEDTALAGIQRMVADAQASSSRAQALADRAAALLFWFALITAIITAVVWAGVGSPNDVVTRTVTVLVIACPHALGLAIPLVIAISTERAAKSGVLIKDRMALERMRTIDVVLFDKTGTLTEGAHAVTGIAAAPATGISEGRLLALAAAAESASEHPVARAIVAAAAGNTEATGLGLNGSGFASAAGRGISAEVEGSEILVGGPNMLRALQLTPPEGLADSTGEWMRRGAGVLHVVQDGAVIGAIAVEDHVRPESRAAVRALQERGIRVAMITGDADQVARAVGADLGIDEVFSEVLPQDKDSKVAELQERGLTVAMVGDGVNDAPALARAEVGIAIGAGTDVAMESAGVVLASDDPRSVLSMIELSRASYRKMVQNLVWASGYNIVAVPLAAGVLAPIGVVLSPAVGAILMSLSTIIVALNAQLLRRLDLDPGRLAPGVAERDREKVTA, translated from the coding sequence ATGAGCTCGACCCCGCACGACCACGGTCACGCCGAACAGCACGGGCACAATGAGCACCGGGCCGAGGAAAGCGGCCATTCCGGCCATGCCGACCATGCCGGCCATTCCGGCGACGTGGACGATCACCAGGTTCACGGGCACGGCGAGCACGCGGGCCACAGCGTGGCGATGTTCCGCAGCAAGTTCTGGTGGTCGTTGGTTCTGAGCGTCCCGGTGGTCTTCTTCAGCCCGATGGTCGCCCACCTGCTCGGCTACCACCTGCCCGAATTCCCGGGATCCACCTGGATCTCCCCGATCCTGGGCACGGTCATCTTCCTCTACGGCGGTTCGCCCTTCCTCAGGGGTGGCGTCCGTGAAATCAAGGAACGCCGGCCCGGCATGATGCTGCTGATCGCCATGGCCATCACCGTGGCGTTCGTCGCCTCCTGGGTGACCACGCTGGGCATCGGCAACTTCGACCTTGACTTCTGGTGGGAGCTGGCGCTGCTGGTGACCATCATGTTGCTGGGCCACTGGATGGAGATGCGCGCCCTGGGCGCGGCATCGTCCGCCCTCGACGCGCTCGCGGAGCTGCTTCCCGACGACGCCGAGCGGGTGGTTGACGGCGGCCTGGAAACGGTCTCCGTCTCCGAGCTGGCGGCAGGGGACGTGGTCCTGGTGCGCTCCGGTGCCAGAGTGCCCGCCGACGGCACCGTCGTCTCCGGCGCGGCCGAGTTTGATGAGGCCATGATCACCGGCGAATCCCGCCCCGTGCTCCGCGGTGAGGGTGACCATGTCGTCGCAGGCACCGTGGCCACCGACAACCCGGTCCGCGTCCGGGTCGAGGCGGTCGGCGAGGATACCGCGCTGGCCGGCATTCAACGCATGGTCGCCGACGCACAGGCTTCATCCTCCCGGGCCCAGGCCCTGGCGGACCGGGCCGCGGCGCTGCTGTTCTGGTTCGCGCTCATCACCGCGATCATCACCGCGGTGGTGTGGGCCGGCGTCGGCAGCCCGAATGACGTGGTCACCCGCACGGTCACTGTCCTGGTCATCGCCTGCCCACACGCGCTCGGCCTGGCTATCCCGCTGGTCATCGCCATATCCACTGAGCGTGCGGCGAAGTCCGGTGTGCTGATCAAAGACCGGATGGCGCTGGAGCGGATGCGGACCATCGACGTCGTTCTCTTCGACAAGACAGGAACCCTGACCGAGGGTGCGCATGCCGTCACCGGCATTGCCGCAGCCCCGGCGACGGGCATCTCCGAGGGTCGGCTGCTGGCACTTGCCGCGGCGGCCGAGTCCGCCAGTGAGCACCCCGTGGCACGCGCGATCGTCGCGGCGGCCGCCGGGAACACCGAGGCCACCGGTCTGGGGCTGAACGGTTCCGGATTCGCGTCGGCCGCAGGTCGGGGCATCAGCGCCGAGGTCGAAGGCTCGGAGATTCTCGTGGGCGGGCCGAACATGTTGCGGGCGCTGCAGCTCACGCCCCCGGAGGGACTGGCGGACAGCACCGGGGAATGGATGCGGCGCGGGGCGGGCGTACTCCATGTCGTGCAGGACGGCGCCGTCATCGGTGCCATCGCGGTGGAGGATCACGTCCGTCCCGAGTCGCGCGCCGCCGTCAGGGCTCTGCAGGAGCGCGGAATCCGGGTCGCGATGATCACCGGCGATGCCGACCAGGTCGCCCGGGCCGTCGGTGCTGACCTGGGCATCGACGAGGTCTTCTCCGAGGTTCTGCCGCAGGACAAGGACTCGAAGGTCGCCGAACTGCAGGAGCGCGGGTTGACCGTGGCCATGGTCGGCGACGGCGTCAACGACGCCCCGGCACTGGCCCGCGCCGAGGTGGGCATCGCCATCGGTGCGGGTACGGACGTCGCCATGGAATCGGCCGGTGTGGTCCTGGCCAGCGATGATCCACGTTCCGTCCTGTCCATGATCGAGCTGTCGCGGGCCAGCTACCGCAAAATGGTCCAGAACCTCGTATGGGCGTCCGGTTACAACATCGTCGCCGTGCCATTGGCTGCGGGTGTCCTCGCACCGATCGGCGTCGTACTGTCCCCGGCCGTCGGCGCGATCCTGATGTCCCTGTCGACCATCATCGTGGCGCTCAATGCCCAGCTGCTGCGTCGCCTCGACCTTGATCCGGGGCGGCTGGCTCCGGGAGTGGCGGAGAGGGACAGGGAGAAGGTCACCGCCTGA
- a CDS encoding DUF305 domain-containing protein, which translates to MKRTLAFSALTLTAALALSACTSGTDDAAETTPGTTTVATSTTATSAADGEVAADHNDADIMFAQAMIPHHVQAVDMSEILLAKEGVPADVAGLAQRVIAAQGPEIDRMNAMLEAWGEAPVTGGSLPDMDHGDMAGMMTGEDLAALDAAAGPEGARLYLEQMIAHHEGAVEMARAQVADGVNPQAVGLAEQVIADQEAEIAEMEQMLDNG; encoded by the coding sequence ATGAAGCGCACCCTCGCCTTCTCCGCCCTCACCCTCACTGCTGCCCTCGCCCTGTCCGCGTGCACCTCCGGAACAGACGACGCGGCAGAAACCACCCCGGGCACGACCACTGTCGCCACCTCCACCACGGCAACCTCCGCGGCCGACGGTGAAGTGGCGGCCGACCACAACGACGCCGACATCATGTTCGCGCAGGCGATGATCCCGCACCACGTCCAGGCCGTGGACATGAGCGAGATCCTCCTCGCCAAGGAGGGCGTGCCTGCGGATGTGGCCGGGCTGGCACAGCGCGTCATCGCCGCCCAGGGGCCGGAGATCGACCGGATGAACGCGATGCTGGAGGCCTGGGGTGAGGCGCCGGTGACCGGGGGCTCTCTGCCCGACATGGACCACGGTGACATGGCCGGGATGATGACCGGGGAGGACCTCGCCGCGCTCGATGCCGCCGCCGGGCCGGAGGGTGCCCGGCTTTACCTCGAGCAGATGATCGCCCACCACGAAGGCGCGGTCGAGATGGCCCGCGCACAGGTCGCTGACGGCGTGAACCCGCAGGCGGTGGGGCTGGCGGAGCAGGTCATCGCGGATCAGGAGGCGGAGATCGCGGAAATGGAGCAGATGCTCGACAACGGTTAG